Proteins encoded within one genomic window of Pedobacter africanus:
- a CDS encoding BRO family protein, whose product MIAEEIKDNGLPVFEQLKQLDENGNEYWTGRKLAKVLEYADFRNFLVVVEKAKEACRNSGYSTDDHIVDFNEEIRHGKGATKSYPSVKLSRYACYLIVQNADPGKEVVALGQTYFAVQTRIQEMQQLEAYQNLNSEDEKRLFLRKEMNEKNKHLAGAACGAGVIDPIDYAIFQNFGYKGCTMD is encoded by the coding sequence ATGATAGCAGAAGAAATAAAAGATAATGGCCTGCCGGTTTTTGAGCAACTCAAACAACTAGACGAAAATGGGAATGAGTATTGGACTGGCCGCAAACTGGCAAAAGTATTGGAATATGCAGATTTTAGAAATTTTCTTGTTGTTGTCGAGAAAGCTAAAGAAGCCTGCCGAAATAGCGGCTACAGCACCGACGATCACATCGTTGACTTCAACGAGGAGATCAGACATGGTAAAGGTGCCACCAAATCTTACCCAAGTGTAAAACTATCCCGGTACGCGTGTTACTTGATTGTTCAAAATGCAGATCCTGGTAAAGAGGTTGTAGCATTAGGGCAGACTTATTTTGCGGTGCAAACCCGCATACAAGAGATGCAACAATTGGAAGCTTATCAAAACCTAAATAGTGAAGATGAAAAGCGGTTGTTTTTGCGAAAAGAGATGAATGAAAAAAATAAGCATTTGGCGGGTGCAGCCTGTGGAGCAGGGGTAATTGATCCGATTGACTATGCAATCTTCCAAAACTTTGGCTACAAGGGCTGTACAATGGATTAG
- a CDS encoding DUF6266 family protein: MIRQGILGGFSNKAGTVVGARWRNRDVIRGLPRKNSKAATQLQINQRIKFGLVTAFTARLSNFIDMGFGSGDGSTSAMNQAVAYHLENAITGVAPNFTIDYTKVKINRGKLLLANGIQVAVTTAGRIDFTWLNTVPDGKYKDATDRANVVVYNPVKNTFVVLPGAAARSALGYNLTVPPDYAGDDVHCYISFRSTINSKLVSYSEYIGEFTVL; this comes from the coding sequence ATCATCAGACAAGGGATCCTTGGCGGATTCAGCAATAAGGCCGGCACCGTTGTAGGTGCACGTTGGCGCAACCGAGATGTGATCAGGGGCTTGCCCCGTAAAAACAGCAAGGCCGCTACACAATTACAAATTAACCAGCGCATTAAGTTTGGCTTGGTTACCGCCTTTACGGCACGCCTATCCAACTTTATTGACATGGGCTTTGGCTCTGGCGATGGTTCTACCAGTGCCATGAACCAGGCTGTAGCCTATCATCTGGAAAATGCAATTACCGGTGTGGCGCCAAACTTTACCATAGATTATACCAAGGTAAAGATTAACCGGGGCAAACTGCTGCTGGCCAATGGTATTCAGGTAGCCGTTACTACTGCCGGCCGAATTGATTTTACCTGGCTAAACACCGTACCTGATGGCAAGTACAAAGACGCGACCGACAGGGCAAATGTAGTGGTGTACAATCCTGTAAAAAACACCTTTGTGGTTTTGCCAGGCGCCGCGGCACGTTCTGCCCTGGGCTACAATCTAACCGTGCCACCAGATTACGCTGGCGATGATGTGCATTGCTACATCAGCTTCAGATCAACCATCAATAGCAAGCTTGTATCGTACAGCGAATATATTGGAGAATTCACGGTGCTATAG
- the metG gene encoding methionine--tRNA ligase, with protein sequence MDNSKIKRYTVTAALPYTNGPVHIGHLAGVYLPADTYVRYLRSNKRDVKFICGSDENGVPITLKAKKEGVTPQVVVDKYHKIIGDSFKEFGVSFDIYHRTSSLMHHQTASDFFENLYNKGVFTEEVTEQYYDEKAQTFLADRYITGTCPKCGNENAYGDQCENCGSTLNATDLINPKSTLSGEPPVRKETKNWFLPLDKYEDQLRKYIDGHKEWKPNVFGQCQSWLNAGLQPRAMTRDLDWGVKVPLKDAEGKVLYVWFDAPIGYISATRELFEYARLDVWNPKAEEYYINQNEVEKGSWEDYWKDENTKLVHFIGKDNIVFHCIIFPAMLMAHGDYILADNVPANEFLNLEGQKISTSKNWAVWLNEYLEEFKDKQDVLRYVLTATAPETKDNDFTWKDFQARNNNELVAILGNFVNRVVVLTHKYFGGKVPMCMHLTPEDQQVIDELAAYPAKISASIENYRFREALSEVMNVARLGNKYLADTEPWKVIKTDEDRVRTILNISLQIAANIEILIEPFLPFTADKLMKMLNYGGHQWENAGKLNLLHRGHQLNEPVLLFEKIEDETVQAQIDKLNKSKADNATANAAAAPAKENIQFEQFTAVDLRVATIIAAEKVEKTRKLLKLTLDTGIDQRTVVSGIAEYYKPEEIIGQQVSLIVNLAPREIKGIVSQGMILMSEDADGKLAFVAPIAKHQNGSAIR encoded by the coding sequence TTGGATAACAGTAAAATAAAAAGATATACGGTTACAGCCGCGCTCCCTTATACCAACGGACCGGTACACATTGGCCACCTGGCGGGCGTTTATTTGCCTGCAGACACCTATGTAAGGTACCTGCGCTCCAACAAGAGGGATGTGAAGTTTATTTGCGGCTCTGATGAAAACGGTGTTCCTATTACACTTAAAGCCAAAAAAGAAGGGGTTACCCCTCAGGTGGTGGTAGATAAATACCATAAAATTATCGGTGATTCCTTTAAGGAATTTGGCGTTTCATTCGACATTTATCACCGCACCTCTTCGCTGATGCACCATCAGACGGCATCCGACTTTTTCGAGAACCTTTACAATAAAGGCGTTTTTACTGAAGAAGTTACAGAACAGTATTACGATGAAAAAGCCCAGACTTTTCTGGCCGACCGCTACATTACCGGAACTTGCCCTAAATGCGGAAATGAGAACGCCTATGGCGATCAGTGCGAAAACTGCGGCAGTACACTGAATGCAACCGACCTGATCAATCCTAAATCTACCTTGTCTGGTGAACCTCCGGTAAGAAAAGAAACCAAGAACTGGTTTTTGCCTTTGGATAAATACGAAGACCAATTGAGAAAATACATTGATGGCCATAAAGAATGGAAGCCAAATGTGTTTGGACAATGCCAATCCTGGTTAAATGCAGGCCTACAGCCCCGTGCCATGACACGCGACCTGGATTGGGGGGTTAAAGTGCCTTTAAAAGATGCCGAAGGAAAAGTGCTTTACGTGTGGTTCGATGCACCGATAGGCTATATCTCGGCCACAAGGGAATTGTTCGAATATGCCCGCCTCGATGTATGGAACCCTAAAGCCGAAGAATACTACATCAACCAGAACGAAGTGGAAAAAGGCAGCTGGGAAGATTATTGGAAAGACGAAAACACCAAACTGGTGCATTTTATTGGTAAAGACAATATTGTTTTTCACTGCATCATATTTCCTGCCATGTTGATGGCGCATGGCGACTATATCCTTGCCGACAATGTGCCTGCCAATGAATTTTTAAACCTGGAAGGACAAAAAATATCGACCTCTAAAAATTGGGCGGTATGGTTAAACGAATATCTGGAGGAGTTCAAAGATAAACAGGATGTGTTACGCTATGTATTAACGGCAACCGCTCCGGAAACCAAAGACAACGACTTTACCTGGAAAGACTTTCAGGCCAGGAACAACAATGAGTTGGTAGCTATCCTGGGGAATTTTGTGAACCGTGTGGTAGTGTTAACACACAAATATTTTGGAGGTAAAGTGCCAATGTGCATGCACCTTACCCCGGAAGATCAGCAGGTGATAGACGAACTGGCAGCATATCCGGCCAAAATCAGCGCTTCAATTGAAAATTACCGTTTCAGGGAGGCTTTGAGCGAAGTGATGAACGTTGCCCGTTTAGGGAACAAATACCTGGCAGATACAGAGCCATGGAAGGTCATCAAAACAGACGAAGACCGCGTGCGCACCATTTTAAATATCAGCTTGCAGATTGCTGCCAATATAGAAATCCTAATAGAGCCATTTCTGCCTTTTACGGCCGATAAGCTGATGAAAATGCTAAACTATGGTGGCCATCAGTGGGAAAATGCGGGTAAGCTGAATTTATTGCACCGCGGCCACCAGCTGAACGAGCCTGTGCTGCTGTTCGAGAAGATTGAAGACGAGACTGTGCAGGCCCAGATAGACAAGCTAAACAAAAGCAAAGCCGATAATGCGACTGCTAATGCTGCTGCTGCCCCGGCAAAAGAGAACATACAGTTTGAACAGTTTACTGCGGTTGACCTCCGCGTAGCAACCATCATTGCCGCAGAAAAGGTGGAAAAGACCAGGAAGCTGCTTAAATTGACATTGGATACAGGAATTGATCAGCGTACAGTAGTGTCGGGTATTGCCGAGTATTACAAGCCGGAAGAGATCATTGGGCAACAGGTAAGCTTAATTGTGAACCTTGCCCCGCGTGAGATTAAAGGAATTGTTTCGCAGGGAATGATCCTGATGTCGGAAGATGCAGATGGTAAGCTGGCCTTTGTAGCGCCAATAGCTAAGCATCAGAATGGTAGCGCGATTCGCTAA
- a CDS encoding S66 peptidase family protein, whose amino-acid sequence MIKQPPYLKKGDKIAIVCPAKKIPKPIDNAIKILEQWGLEVITGETVQATYHQFAGNDALRTSDLQRFLDDPEIKAIIAGRGGYGTIRIIDELDFTKFKAQPKWIVGFSDITVLLSHLLAETGVQSIHGQMPYTFDEASPESLESLHAALFGEAVSYTYENSFPGRDGSAEGILIGGNLTLLIAVQGSVSEMDYTDKILFIEDVGEHEYAIDRMIRILKRAGKLAKLKGLIVGAFNEMTPESILFGQTPEQVIWDVVKEYNYPVCFNFPVGHINDNRAMVVGAKVRLAVKQENAELSLIA is encoded by the coding sequence ATGATTAAACAGCCACCCTATTTAAAAAAAGGCGACAAAATTGCAATTGTTTGCCCAGCCAAGAAAATCCCAAAACCTATTGATAACGCAATAAAGATTTTGGAACAGTGGGGGCTGGAGGTAATTACAGGTGAAACGGTACAGGCAACTTATCATCAGTTTGCAGGCAATGATGCGTTAAGGACCTCAGACCTGCAGCGCTTTTTAGATGATCCGGAAATTAAAGCAATTATTGCCGGAAGAGGCGGCTATGGTACCATACGCATCATTGACGAACTTGATTTCACTAAGTTTAAAGCCCAGCCCAAATGGATCGTTGGATTTAGTGACATCACGGTACTCCTTTCGCATTTACTTGCTGAAACAGGTGTTCAAAGCATCCATGGCCAGATGCCTTATACTTTTGATGAGGCATCTCCTGAATCTTTGGAATCGCTCCATGCGGCGCTTTTTGGCGAAGCAGTAAGTTATACTTATGAAAATAGTTTTCCCGGCAGAGACGGATCTGCTGAAGGCATTTTAATCGGTGGCAATTTAACCCTGCTGATTGCCGTTCAGGGCTCTGTATCTGAGATGGATTATACAGATAAAATCCTTTTTATAGAAGATGTTGGCGAGCATGAATATGCTATCGACCGCATGATTCGGATATTGAAGCGGGCCGGCAAACTGGCTAAATTAAAGGGCCTGATTGTAGGCGCATTTAATGAAATGACCCCGGAGAGTATCCTTTTTGGGCAAACACCAGAGCAGGTGATATGGGATGTCGTTAAGGAATACAATTACCCGGTGTGTTTTAATTTTCCTGTAGGACATATCAATGATAACAGAGCGATGGTGGTTGGGGCTAAGGTGAGGCTGGCCGTTAAACAGGAAAATGCAGAACTGTCCTTGATTGCATAA
- a CDS encoding helix-turn-helix domain-containing protein: protein MLCFAIFGVIWYGFIYVLTNSGLIREYPILFNKGLPVYYLIAPCFFLYIRGCLDPKHASFKPKHLLHLFIVVPALVSIAPYTFANAATQQWVVNQIHSNVGFAFSDNRYIVQNWHWTTFPLSALLYTLLQFRLAVLSAKAKKFPGKTITWILAFTTICGVIFFGMLTVNISILANFDDAWRILKSGRLVFFLGLTLLVLSGSFFLSPALIFGFVRVKANGYTRARARLSRQENEFSENRVKLYDNALVARVEDYIRQSQVFRKTGLTVSDLASQLEVPNHKLSDLFNNHYKLNFNTYINNMRVLYVKDRLEAGEWKQFTLEAIAQDAGFSSRNTFSLAFKRIIGVTPSNYLTALKDKAA from the coding sequence TTGCTATGTTTTGCCATCTTTGGCGTGATCTGGTACGGCTTTATTTATGTGCTTACCAATTCCGGATTGATAAGAGAATATCCAATATTATTTAATAAAGGCCTGCCGGTCTATTACCTCATTGCGCCCTGCTTTTTTCTGTACATCAGGGGGTGCCTGGATCCGAAACATGCGAGTTTTAAACCAAAACATCTGCTGCATTTGTTCATTGTTGTTCCGGCGCTGGTTTCCATTGCGCCCTATACTTTTGCCAATGCGGCTACTCAGCAATGGGTAGTAAACCAGATACATAGCAATGTAGGCTTTGCTTTTAGTGACAATAGGTATATTGTCCAAAATTGGCATTGGACTACTTTTCCGCTATCAGCTTTACTATATACGCTATTGCAATTCCGCCTTGCTGTCCTATCGGCAAAGGCAAAAAAGTTTCCAGGAAAGACGATAACCTGGATTCTTGCGTTTACCACTATTTGCGGTGTCATTTTTTTTGGAATGCTTACCGTGAATATAAGTATCCTTGCAAATTTCGATGATGCCTGGCGCATCCTGAAATCAGGAAGACTGGTGTTCTTCCTCGGACTAACCCTCCTGGTGCTAAGTGGCTCTTTTTTCCTAAGCCCGGCCCTTATCTTCGGTTTTGTTCGTGTGAAAGCTAACGGATATACCAGGGCCAGAGCGCGGTTAAGCCGGCAGGAAAACGAATTCAGTGAAAACCGAGTTAAATTGTATGACAATGCGCTTGTTGCCAGGGTTGAAGATTACATCAGGCAAAGCCAGGTTTTCAGAAAGACCGGGCTTACGGTAAGTGACCTTGCTTCCCAGCTGGAAGTGCCCAACCATAAATTGTCCGACCTTTTCAATAACCACTATAAGCTTAACTTCAACACCTATATTAACAATATGCGTGTCCTTTATGTAAAAGACCGGCTTGAAGCGGGGGAATGGAAACAATTTACTTTAGAGGCAATTGCCCAGGATGCCGGATTTTCCTCCCGGAATACTTTTTCGCTTGCATTTAAAAGGATAATAGGGGTAACACCATCCAATTACCTGACCGCGCTGAAAGATAAAGCCGCTTAA
- a CDS encoding helix-hairpin-helix domain-containing protein codes for MKILYVLFFLFPAFSGLAQEDEKVKDIIESLAENLPEDTDLSELTEKLAYFRKHPINLNKTTPEQLKSLVFLSAAQIGSFFNYFQSNTKLLDVLELQAIPGFDITTITGFCLL; via the coding sequence ATGAAAATATTATATGTATTGTTTTTCCTGTTCCCGGCTTTTAGCGGCCTGGCCCAGGAAGATGAAAAGGTTAAGGATATTATAGAGAGCCTTGCCGAAAATTTACCGGAAGATACCGACCTGTCGGAACTAACCGAAAAGCTGGCTTATTTTCGTAAGCATCCCATTAACCTCAATAAAACCACACCAGAGCAACTAAAGAGCCTGGTATTCCTATCGGCAGCACAAATAGGCAGTTTTTTTAACTACTTCCAGAGCAATACCAAATTACTGGATGTGCTGGAGCTGCAGGCCATACCCGGCTTTGACATTACAACCATAACAGGCTTTTGCCTTTTGTAA